One window from the genome of Mycolicibacterium gadium encodes:
- the ppk2 gene encoding polyphosphate kinase 2 produces MTALKGTEYYSVRDDDDDDPVLVHHPSGFEIDTWREGYPYDERMSRNDYEEQKRLLQIELLKLQKWSQANGLRHVIVFEGRDAAGKGGTIKRFMEHLNPRGARVVALEKPTERERTQWYFQRYVTHLPAAGEIVLFDRSWYNRAGVERVMGFCTADQHEEFIRQAPLFEQMLVNDGISLTKLWFSVTRGEQRTRFTIRQVDPVRQWKLSPTDLASLDKWDAYTAAKEDMFELTDTDIAPWTVVKSNDKKRARINAMRHVLGKFDYDNKDREVVAEADPLIVGRALAD; encoded by the coding sequence ATTCGAGATCGACACGTGGCGCGAGGGCTATCCGTATGACGAGCGCATGTCGCGCAATGACTACGAGGAGCAGAAGCGGCTGCTGCAGATCGAACTGCTGAAGCTGCAGAAGTGGAGCCAGGCCAACGGATTGCGTCACGTCATCGTGTTCGAGGGCCGTGACGCGGCGGGCAAAGGCGGCACCATCAAACGTTTCATGGAACACCTCAATCCGCGTGGCGCGCGGGTCGTCGCACTGGAGAAGCCCACTGAGCGCGAACGGACGCAGTGGTACTTCCAGCGTTACGTGACCCATTTGCCCGCCGCGGGCGAGATCGTCCTGTTCGACCGGTCCTGGTACAACCGCGCCGGCGTGGAGCGCGTCATGGGATTCTGCACGGCTGACCAGCACGAGGAGTTCATCCGACAGGCACCGCTGTTCGAGCAGATGCTGGTCAACGACGGCATCAGTCTCACCAAGCTGTGGTTCTCGGTGACGCGGGGGGAGCAGCGCACCCGCTTCACCATTCGCCAGGTCGACCCGGTGCGGCAGTGGAAGCTGTCGCCGACGGATCTCGCGTCGCTGGACAAGTGGGACGCCTACACCGCGGCCAAGGAGGACATGTTCGAGCTCACCGACACCGACATCGCGCCTTGGACGGTCGTCAAGAGCAACGACAAGAAGCGTGCTCGCATCAACGCCATGCGCCACGTCCTCGGTAAGTTCGACTACGACAACAAGGACCGCGAGGTGGTCGCCGAGGCGGACCCCCTCATCGTGGGACGTGCACTGGCTGACTGA
- a CDS encoding DUF2889 domain-containing protein — MPFVSDIAGPQEPVQAPAPLVAGSFRRTSTIDTHPAQFGDSDVDLRARDVVARDAVEVLGETRIRAHLSQGVIESIESAPRDGRLDRLLGSRVGPGFRSAVGKLLPGEAQRASRLHLLLDDWVGAALVSGYAVQHAAIVLGVEEKLPAGTADRMAGICAGFAPEASLIDYAKRYDVIPSVHGPVAPPLDGLHPVDALRAHGMRRFRRLDLVPAEGDSAGFQAHFRDSHLDGEGVETIVHEYTVAGTVDTSTRTITSVTADVRVLPWQECPGAIGSAHRVRGMALSELRERIRGEFVGTTTCTHLNDTLRSIADLDALLNLRAGL, encoded by the coding sequence ATGCCATTCGTGTCGGACATCGCGGGACCTCAGGAGCCTGTCCAGGCACCGGCGCCGCTGGTCGCGGGTTCCTTTCGCCGCACCAGCACCATCGACACGCATCCGGCTCAGTTCGGTGACTCCGACGTGGACCTGCGGGCGCGCGATGTGGTGGCGCGGGACGCCGTCGAGGTGCTGGGCGAGACGCGGATTCGGGCCCACCTATCGCAAGGCGTGATCGAGAGCATCGAGTCCGCCCCGCGCGACGGGCGACTGGACCGGTTGCTGGGCAGCCGCGTCGGCCCCGGATTCCGCTCCGCGGTGGGCAAGCTGCTCCCCGGTGAGGCGCAGCGCGCGAGCAGGCTGCACCTGTTGCTCGACGACTGGGTCGGTGCGGCTCTGGTATCCGGCTACGCGGTGCAGCACGCGGCGATCGTTCTCGGCGTCGAGGAGAAGTTGCCCGCCGGCACCGCAGACCGCATGGCGGGCATCTGCGCGGGGTTCGCGCCGGAGGCTTCGCTCATCGATTACGCCAAGCGGTACGACGTCATTCCGTCGGTCCACGGCCCGGTGGCACCGCCGCTGGATGGTCTGCACCCCGTGGATGCTCTGCGCGCGCACGGCATGCGCCGGTTCCGGCGTCTCGATCTTGTTCCCGCGGAGGGCGATTCCGCGGGATTCCAGGCGCACTTCCGGGATTCACATCTCGACGGCGAAGGTGTCGAGACGATCGTGCACGAGTACACCGTCGCCGGCACTGTGGACACCTCGACGCGCACCATCACGTCGGTCACGGCCGACGTGCGGGTGCTGCCGTGGCAGGAGTGTCCCGGCGCCATCGGAAGTGCCCACCGGGTGCGGGGAATGGCGTTGTCTGAGTTGCGTGAGCGTATCCGCGGCGAGTTCGTCGGCACCACGACCTGTACGCATCTCAACGACACGCTGCGCAGTATCGCCGATCTCGATGCGCTGCTGAACCTGCGCGCCGGTCTCTAG
- a CDS encoding crotonase/enoyl-CoA hydratase family protein: protein MSTPTFETLLYKTGSHVATITLNRPEQLNTIVPPMPDEIEKAIGLAERDPSIKVIVLRGAGRAFSGGYDFGGGFQHWGEAMNTDGRWDPGKDFAMVSARETGPTQKFMAIWRASKPVIAQVHGWCVGGASDYALCADIVIASDDAVIGTPYARMWGAYLTGMWLYRLSLAKVKWHSLTGEPLTGKEAAAVELINESVPFEKLEARVKEIADKLARIPVSQLQAQKLVVNQAYENMGLASTQTLGAILDGLMRNTPDALAFIETAGSQGVRAAIEERDGPWGDYSQAPPDRRPDPSHIIEP from the coding sequence ATGTCGACGCCGACGTTCGAAACCCTGCTCTACAAGACCGGGTCACATGTCGCGACCATCACCCTGAACCGGCCCGAGCAGCTCAATACCATCGTCCCGCCGATGCCCGACGAAATAGAAAAGGCCATCGGGCTGGCCGAACGCGACCCGTCGATCAAGGTGATCGTGCTCCGCGGCGCCGGTCGCGCGTTCTCCGGCGGATACGACTTCGGTGGCGGGTTCCAGCACTGGGGCGAGGCGATGAACACCGACGGCCGCTGGGATCCGGGCAAGGATTTCGCGATGGTCAGCGCCCGCGAGACCGGACCCACGCAGAAGTTCATGGCGATCTGGCGAGCGTCCAAACCCGTCATCGCCCAAGTCCACGGCTGGTGCGTCGGCGGCGCCAGCGACTACGCCCTGTGCGCGGACATCGTCATCGCCAGCGATGACGCCGTTATCGGCACGCCCTATGCCCGCATGTGGGGCGCGTACCTCACCGGCATGTGGCTGTACCGACTGAGCCTGGCGAAGGTGAAGTGGCACTCGCTGACCGGGGAGCCGTTGACCGGGAAAGAAGCCGCCGCAGTCGAACTCATCAACGAGTCCGTGCCGTTCGAGAAACTCGAGGCCCGGGTGAAAGAGATCGCCGACAAACTCGCCCGGATCCCGGTTTCTCAACTCCAGGCCCAGAAGCTCGTCGTCAACCAGGCCTACGAGAACATGGGGCTGGCCTCGACCCAGACCCTCGGCGCCATCCTCGACGGGTTGATGCGCAACACGCCAGATGCCCTGGCATTCATCGAAACCGCTGGCTCACAAGGTGTTCGGGCCGCCATCGAGGAACGAGACGGACCGTGGGGCGACTACAGCCAGGCGCCGCCGGACCGCAGGCCCGATCCGTCGCACATCATCGAACCCTAG
- a CDS encoding EfeM/EfeO family lipoprotein — protein sequence MNRYFAWSVPVVAWSLILSGCSSDTGSSEETSSASATTTSSSAAAAAPDPLAEQAAAEYKTYAIGQVDELVGVVKVFTDAVRANNLQAAQDAYAPSRVPWERIEPLAGLVEEIDGKVDARVDDFAGVDDAEFTGWHRLEYLLFQQNTTEGGAPFADQLDADIAALKEQFPSVEVKPVDVATGAAELIEEVSEGKITGEEDRYSKTDLWDFDANLQGSQAAVDKLKPALEKADPELLGKIETGFADINATLQPLRRGDGWVLYCTENDPYPSPRCTGVTVDPPTIDKLKAQLAGLSENVSQVAGVLKLS from the coding sequence ATGAATCGCTATTTCGCATGGTCGGTGCCGGTCGTAGCCTGGAGCCTCATCCTCTCGGGCTGCTCCAGCGACACGGGCAGTTCCGAAGAGACGTCGAGCGCCAGCGCGACGACGACCTCGTCGAGTGCCGCCGCTGCCGCTCCCGATCCGCTGGCCGAGCAGGCCGCTGCGGAGTACAAGACGTACGCCATCGGTCAGGTCGACGAACTCGTGGGCGTGGTCAAGGTGTTCACCGACGCCGTTCGCGCGAACAATCTGCAGGCCGCGCAGGACGCGTACGCGCCGTCCCGCGTTCCCTGGGAGCGCATCGAGCCGCTGGCCGGCCTCGTCGAGGAGATCGACGGCAAGGTCGACGCGCGAGTCGATGACTTCGCGGGCGTCGACGACGCGGAGTTCACCGGCTGGCACCGCCTCGAATATCTGCTGTTCCAGCAGAACACGACCGAGGGTGGCGCCCCCTTCGCCGATCAGCTCGACGCAGACATCGCGGCCCTCAAGGAGCAGTTCCCCTCGGTCGAGGTGAAGCCGGTCGACGTTGCGACCGGTGCGGCCGAGCTGATCGAAGAGGTCTCCGAAGGCAAGATCACCGGTGAGGAGGACCGCTACTCCAAGACCGACCTGTGGGACTTCGACGCCAACCTGCAGGGCTCGCAGGCCGCCGTCGACAAGTTGAAGCCGGCTCTGGAGAAGGCTGATCCGGAGCTGCTCGGCAAGATCGAGACCGGCTTCGCCGACATCAACGCCACGCTGCAGCCGCTGCGCCGCGGCGACGGCTGGGTGCTCTACTGCACGGAGAACGACCCCTACCCGTCGCCTCGCTGCACCGGCGTGACCGTTGACCCGCCGACCATCGACAAGCTCAAGGCGCAGCTGGCCGGCCTGTCGGAAAATGTGTCCCAGGTCGCGGGGGTCTTGAAGCTGTCGTGA